The following are from one region of the Arachis duranensis cultivar V14167 chromosome 10, aradu.V14167.gnm2.J7QH, whole genome shotgun sequence genome:
- the LOC107468209 gene encoding glyoxysomal processing protease, glyoxysomal, with product MGVSEAVDFARNFAVMLRVRGPDPKGMKMRRHAFHQYRSGETTLSASGMLVPHTLFDAQVATTLYGHNSEDTVLVVTVASVLEPFLSPHHRHNIPQGRPELISGVQIDVMTEKTDEKSSQPTPCWIVAQLLSLIDVPASALCLQSLIEASSGLPEHEWEVGWSLASYNEPQPSKDFIQTQGRSAVERSSNANLIHKSLTRIAILSVPLSFKDLLETKVSSSSMNKRGDFLLAVGSPFGVLSPAHFFNSISVGCIANCYPPNSSDGSLLMVDIRSLPGMEGSPVFSEHACLTGILIRPLRQNTSGAEIQLVIPWEAIVRASSGLLQMWPQNTMEGSYNQQENSYVEGKAPFLDTIKLSVMSSNEHEPVSYGCSSPLPIEKAMASICLVTVGDGIWASGVLLNSQGLILTNAHLLEPWRFSKTHASGGGYGTSSEKIPFMLKGATSFYNGIECNQESQTSPTVKAILYPFATNEQGTYHKLNPTYYNHINLRVRLDHVTPPLWCDAKVLYVCKGPWDVALLQLKSVPDKLSPIVMDFSRPTTGSKAYVIGHGLFGPKHGFFPSVCSGVVAKVVEAKTPQSYQSIHTHEQFSAMLETTAAVHPGASGGAVINSDGHMIGLVTSNARHGGGAVIPNLNFSIPCAALAPIFKFSKDMQNLSVLRILDEPNEYLSSVWALMRPSTPKHHPIPGPPQFPSGL from the exons ATGGGTGTCTCGGAGGCCGTTGATTTTGCCCGCAACTTCGCCGTTATGCTCAGAGTTCGCGGTCCC gACCCAAAAGGGATGAAGATGAGAAGACACGCTTTTCATCAATACCG TTCTGGAGAAACAACTCTATCAGCTTCAGGGATGCTTGTACCTCATACCCTCTTTGATGCTCAAGTAGCTACCACTCTCTATGGCCATAATTCTGAGGATACGGTATTGGTTGTCACTGTTGCATCAGTTCTTGAGCCTTTTCTATCTCCTCACCACAGACACAACATTCCTCAG GGTAGGCCTGAGTTGATTTCTGGTGTTCAGATCGATGTTATGACTGAGAAAACCGATGAAAAATCGAGTCAACCAACTCCCTGTTGGATTGTGGCCCAGCTTTTGTCATTA ATTGATGTTCCCGCTTCGGCCCTTTGTCTCCAGTCACTTATAGAAGCATCTTCCGGCTTGCCTGAGCATGAATGGGAGGTTGGTTGGTCCTTGGCATCATATAATGAACCTCAACCATCGAAAGATTTCATTCAAACTCAG GGAAGATCAGCAGTGGAAAGATCTAGTAATGCAAATCTTATACACAAATCACTGACTAGAATTGCCATTCTAAGTGTTCCATTATCTTTCAAG GACTTGCTAGAGACTAAAGTATCGTCATCATCTATGAATAAAAGGGGTGATTTTCTTCTGGCAGTTGGCTCTCCTTTTGGGGTCCTGTCACCTGCTCACTTCTTTAACAG TATATCAGTAGGATGCATTGCAAACTGCTATCCTCCTAATTCGTCAGATGGATCATTGCTGATGGTTGACATTCGCAGTCTTCCTG GAATGGAAGGCAGCCCGGTTTTCAGTGAGCATGCATGTCTTACTGGTATCCTGATCAGACCATTGAGGCAGAATACAAGCGGTGCGGAAATCCAG CTGGTGATTCCATGGGAAGCCATTGTGAGAGCGTCGAGTGGGTTGCTGCAGATGTGGCCTCAGAACACAATGGAAGGGTCATACAATCAGCAGGAGAACTCTTATGTTGAAGGCAAGGCGCCTTTTCTTGATACTATCAAGTTAAGCGTAATGTCTAGTAATGAACACGAGCCTGTAAGTTACGGTTGCTCCTCACCATTACCGATTGAGAAGGCAATGGCTTCTATCTGTCTCGTTACTGTTGGTGATGGCATATGGGCATCTGGTGTTTTGCTAAACAGTCAAGGTCTCATACTTACGAATGCCCACCTGTTGGAACCATGGAGATTTAGCAAAACACATGCAAGTGGTGGAGGATATGGAACTAGCTCAGAAAAAATTCCTTTCATGCTAAAGGGAGCTACATCTTTTTACAATGGAATTGAGTGCAATCAAGAGAGTCAAACTTCGCCTACAGTGAAGGCGATTCTTTATCCTTTTGCTACTAATGAACAGGGGACATATCATAAGTTGAATCCAACCTACTACAACCATATAAACTTACGTGTTCGCCTTGATCATGTCACACCTCCGTTATGGTGCGATGCTAAAGTACTATATGTCTGTAAAGGACCGTGGGATGTTGCTTTACTGCAGCTCAAATCCGTTCCAGATAAACTTTCCCCCATTGTAATGGATTTTTCCCGGCCAACCACAGGATCAAAGGCATATGTCATTGGACATGGACTATTTGGCCCTAAACACG GGTTCTTCCCATCTGTTTGCTCTGGTGTGGTAGCAAAAGTAGTTGAAGCAAAGACTCCACAATCATATCAATCCATTCACACCCATGAGCAGTTCTCAGCAATGCTTGAAACAACGGCTGCTGTTCATCCTGGTGCTAGTGGTGGTGCTGTTATTAATTCAGATGGCCACATGATTGGCCTAGTTACAAG CAATGCAAGGCATGGTGGAGGTGCTGTAATACCAAATCTTAACTTTAGCATCCCATGTGCAGCTTTGGCACCCATTTTCAAGTTCTCAAAAG ATATGCAGAATTTATCAGTTCTTCGGATTCTAGACGAACCAAACGAATACCTTTCATCCGTATGGGCGTTGATGCGACCATCAACTCCTAAGCACCATCCGATTCCCGGTCCACCTCA GTTTCCATCTGGTTTGTGA
- the LOC107468295 gene encoding squamosa promoter-binding-like protein 3: MGDSSWGERKSMKYNEEEEEEDEEYQDEDEGKKKRVVVVSNKRASSSSCTCQVDGCNADLSIAKQYHKRHKVCEYHAKAHSVLISQQHQRFCQQCSRFHELSEFDDSKRSCRRRLAGHNERRRKNSSDCQG, encoded by the exons ATGGGAGATAGTAGTTGGGGCGAGAGAAAGAGCATGAAGtacaatgaagaagaagaagaggaagatgaagaatACCAAGACGAAGATgaaggaaaaaagaagagagtagtaGTGGTGAGCAACAAGagagcatcatcatcatcatgtaCATGTCAAGTGGATGGTTGCAATGCAGATCTAAGCATTGCAAAGCAGTATCACAAGCGCCATAAGGTGTGTGAGTACCATGCCAAGGCTCACTCTGTTCTCATCTCTCAACAACACCAAAGGTTTTGCCAGCAATGTAGCAG GTTCCATGAGCTATCAGAATTTGATGACTCAAAAAGGAGTTGTAGAAGGCGTTTAGCTGGACACAATGAGAGGCGTCGCAAAAATTCATCAGATTGCCAAGGATAA